One Danio rerio strain Tuebingen ecotype United States chromosome 9, GRCz12tu, whole genome shotgun sequence genomic region harbors:
- the znf804a gene encoding zinc finger protein 804A isoform X4 — MFKSTTVAVEGSFRESYCDDDAQEENQNCMAQDSGGQIHSSSCGIASKQSPWSYNGRAKKQTFRRKIAFSFSFPKKATVKLESSAAVFCESTEEGSMERSRRQRLRTPPVELDLPGSPMEEKVLKCEEAIYSTDTQQSEHFQKSDSTESQGSSDIPVAGESPSSTATDLCALLVYSENVPSPAMSPLNTSPFCLNSADIVLESEDSVESLKSSSAESKSETSKDVTEEGSGVTEEGCLAISEPPEKIFSDEPPKNDSSQREEKVEEAPAKSPYAFTKPSQPFFSVLSRDGNTIFQWPSEMVSFTRTEPSLSFSCNPLHFDFKRTRIRRSADTQEMTEPKTDEELSVCSGFKSCHSDKHIEESTATPRNSPSQGAEGKVRKCYQYSSDTESCVRLKTHDKCRHSKDWIHASKRVEEKLRKRDQRHYRSHAKRKRRRRKRRRDRHWETESSMVKSKKFHRRPECVKGLDSQFRGTTSQQVHPLEKSKQSAQNQAEDSSTATVVEEGVGSRRQEAAANVNCSAGSIILSDEFCADGEKVLGNSREKPDNPTAGELTSIEQYPRNRDTSHFHESGSAEGGQEENPNPLVTNRDGACEGQSLKRPCSESLRDRHEFCDSCQSLTDFSDKCTEPTCCEHGTSRKRQRRTQDQDQTPCLAIECPVVHNSVLEEQDKATVESSMKCLVLKGTCDSSNRSDLNSCSIDDGESCTADPQTFSSISSALGHTVVESSDGQQSSSSQINASCTKGSSNLLETDSKLLAEPTKENSESKAAQAPLKNCNKYSAAAQACLLDVRELALQRTEKATQDKSCQHSLQPPPQRFHLGIQAEEKLSRECFHTTGSLFQHSPSFTAPSDSMERHCLLQIQSHGQVLHQQVFPTKLKSVLHRPHLPMSSAVLHPVHLSPSVPSGSITIRHTILQHHAAFLPPQPPIYPQVVPVSRLSLGAEICPPTASPFVASPQVPVVAPPNIHPMTVTFHALPRPAMFSPMLTPHPAVIPLQSLF, encoded by the coding sequence ATGTTTAAGTCTACCACAGTGGCAGTGGAAGGTTCTTTCAGGGAGTCCTACTGTGATGATGATGCCCAAGAAGAGAACCAAAACTGCATGGCTCAAGATTCGGGGGGTCAGATCCATTCCAGCAGTTGTGGCATAGCTAGTAAACAGTCACCCTGGTCATACAATGGGAGGGCCAAAAAGCAAACTTTCAGACGCAAAATTGCATTCTCTTTTTCCTTTCCAAAGAAAGCAACTGTTAAGCTTGAGTCATCAGCAGCGGTTTTCTGTGAGAGCACGGAGGAGGGGTCGATGGAGCGAAGCCGCAGACAAAGACTCAGAACACCCCCTGTTGAGCTTGACCTCCCTGGGTCCCCCATGGAGGAAAAAGTACTAAAATGTGAGGAGGCAATTTACAGCACTGACACCCAGCAGAGCGAGCATTTCCAAAAAAGTGACAGCACCGAAAGTCAGGGGTCATCAGATATCCCTGTGGCAGGGGAAAGCCCTTCATCAACGGCAACAGATTTGTGTGCTTTGCTTGTTTACTCAGAGAATGTTCCTAGTCCTGCCATGTCCCCGTTAAACACTTCCCCTTTTTGTTTGAACAGTGCTGATATTGTTCTTGAATCTGAAGACTCTGTTGAGAGCTTAAAAAGCAGCAGTGCTGAAAGTAAATCTGAGACCTCTAAGGATGTGACAGAAGAGGGTAGTGGTGTTACAGAGGAGGGGTGCTTGGCCATCAGTGAGCCTCCCGAAAAGATTTTCTCAGATGAGCCACCTAAGAATGATTCTTCTCAAAGAGAAGAGAAAGTTGAGGAAGCACCTGCAAAGTCACCTTATGCTTTCACAAAACCCAGCCAGCCTTTTTTCTCTGTTTTAAGCAGGGACGGAAACACCATCTTCCAGTGGCCCTCTGAGATGGTGTCCTTCACAAGGACAGAGCCATCCCTGTCTTTTAGTTGCAACCCCCTCCATTTTGACTTCAAGAGGACACGGATTAGAAGGTCTGCCGACACCCAGGAGATGACTGAGCCCAAAACTGATGAGGAATTATCTGTCTGCTCAGGTTTCAAATCCTGCCACTCTGACAAGCACATCGAGGAATCTACAGCCACCCCCAGAAACAGTCCCAGCCAAGGAGCAGAAGGCAAGGTCAGAAAGTGTTATCAGTATTCAAGTGACACAGAGAGTTGTGTCAGGTTGAAAACACATGACAAGTGTAGACATTCCAAAGATTGGATTCATGCAAGCAAGAGAGTGGAAGAGAAATTGCGGAAAAGGGATCAACGTCATTACAGGAGCCATGCTAAAAGAAAACGCAGAAGGCGGAAGAGGAGGAGAGACAGACACTGGGAGACAGAGAGCAGTATGGTGAAATCTAAGAAATTCCACAGACGACCTGAGTGTGTGAAAGGACTTGATAGCCAATTTAGAGGCACCACTTCACAGCAAGTGCATCCATTAGAGAAGTCAAAGCAATCAGCTCAAAATCAGGCTGAGGATAGCAGCACAGCTACCGTAGTTGAGGAAGGCGTGGGAAGCAGAAGGCAGGAGGCAGCAGCCAACGTAAACTGCTCAGCGGGCAGCATCATTCTCTCTGATGAGTTCTGTGCCGATGGTGAAAAGGTGCTTGGGAACAGCAGGGAAAAGCCTGACAATCCAACTGCAGGGGAGCTTACGTCTATAGAACAGTATCCCCGTAACCGAGACACATCTCACTTTCATGAATCCGGTTCAGCCGAAGGGGGGCAAGAGGAGAATCCTAACCCACTAGTGACTAACAGAGATGGGGCATGTGAAGGGCAGAGTTTGAAAAGACCGTGTTCAGAATCTCTAAGAGACAGACATGAGTTTTGTGACTCCTGTCAGTCACTGACAGATTTTTCTGATAAATGCACAGAACCTACCTGTTGTGAGCATGGGACAAGCAGGAAAAGACAAAGGCGGACACAGGATCAAGACCAAACCCCATGCCTTGCAATTGAATGTCCCGTTGTTCACAACTCTGTTTTGGAAGAACAGGACAAGGCCACAGTTGAGTCGAGCATGAAATGCCTTGTTTTAAAAGGCACGTGTGACAGCTCAAACAGGTCAGACCTAAACTCATGCAGTATTGATGATGGAGAGAGCTGCACGGCTGATCCTCAGACATTTAGTTCCATTAGCAGTGCCCTGGGTCACACTGTGGTGGAGAGCAGCGACGGGCAGCAGAGCTCCTCCTCTCAGATCAATGCTTCATGCACCAAGGGCAGTTCAAATCTCCTAGAGACAGATTCAAAGCTCTTGGCGGAGCCAACAAAAGAGAATAGTGAGTCAAAAGCAGCACAAGCCCCCTTAAAGAACTGTAACAAGTATTCAGCGGCTGCTCAGGCCTGCCTGCTGGATGTGAGAGAGTTAGCCCTGCAGAGGACTGAAAAAGCCACCCAAGACAAATCATGTCAGCATAGCCTTCAACCCCCACCGCAGAGATTTCACCTAGGCATTCAGGCTGAGGAGAAGTTGAGCAGAGAGTGCTTCCACACCACCGGCAGCCTGTTCCAACACTCTCCATCATTCACAGCCCCCTCAGACAGCATGGAGAGACACTGTCTCCTGCAGATACAGAGCCACGGACAGGTGCTACACCAGCAGGTTTTCCCCACCAAGCTCAAATCTGTCCTTCACAGGCCACATCTGCCCATGTCATCTGCTGTCCTCCATCCAGTTCACCTGTCACCCTCTGTGCCTTCCGGCTCTATAACAATACGTCACACCATACTACAGCACCATGCTGCTTTCCTGCCCCCACAGCCACCCATTTACCCCCAGGTAGTGCCTGTTTCTCGACTTTCACTAGGAGCTGAGATCTGTCCACCCACCGCTTCTCCTTTTGTGGCCTCTCCACAGGTACCCGTGGTGGCGCCCCCTAATATTCATCCAATGACTGTAACCTTTCATGCCCTGCCACGACCTGCCATGTTTTCGCCTATGTTGACCCCTCATCCTGCTGTCATCCCCCTGCAGTCTCTGTTCTAG
- the znf804a gene encoding zinc finger protein 804A isoform X2, with protein MRKAFLEHVGRSLMKHGSTRDIKQCKIKDYAEKEKTLAKALEDLKANFYCELCDKQYYKHQEFDNHINSYDHAHKQRLKELKQREFARNVASKSRKNERKQERALRRLHELAEQRREVQCAPGSGPMFKSTTVAVEGSFRESYCDDDAQEENQNCMAQDSGGQIHSSSCGIASKQSPWSYNGRAKKQTFRRKIAFSFSFPKKATVKLESSAAVFCESTEEGSMERSRRQRLRTPPVELDLPGSPMEEKVLKCEEAIYSTDTQQSEHFQKSDSTESQGSSDIPVAGESPSSTATDLCALLVYSENVPSPAMSPLNTSPFCLNSADIVLESEDSVESLKSSSAESKSETSKDVTEEGSGVTEEGCLAISEPPEKIFSDEPPKNDSSQREEKVEEAPAKSPYAFTKPSQPFFSVLSRDGNTIFQWPSEMVSFTRTEPSLSFSCNPLHFDFKRTRIRRSADTQEMTEPKTDEELSVCSGFKSCHSDKHIEESTATPRNSPSQGAEGKVRKCYQYSSDTESCVRLKTHDKCRHSKDWIHASKRVEEKLRKRDQRHYRSHAKRKRRRRKRRRDRHWETESSMVKSKKFHRRPECVKGLDSQFRGTTSQQVHPLEKSKQSAQNQAEDSSTATVVEEGVGSRRQEAAANVNCSAGSIILSDEFCADGEKVLGNSREKPDNPTAGELTSIEQYPRNRDTSHFHESGSAEGGQEENPNPLVTNRDGACEGQSLKRPCSESLRDRHEFCDSCQSLTDFSDKCTEPTCCEHGTSRKRQRRTQDQDQTPCLAIECPVVHNSVLEEQDKATVESSMKCLVLKGTCDSSNRSDLNSCSIDDGESCTADPQTFSSISSALGHTVVESSDGQQSSSSQINASCTKGSSNLLETDSKLLAEPTKENSESKAAQAPLKNCNKYSAAAQACLLDVRELALQRTEKATQDKSCQHSLQPPPQRFHLGIQAEEKLSRECFHTTGSLFQHSPSFTAPSDSMERHCLLQIQSHGQVLHQQVFPTKLKSVLHRPHLPMSSAVLHPVHLSPSVPSGSITIRHTILQHHAAFLPPQPPIYPQVVPVSRLSLGAEICPPTASPFVASPQVPVVAPPNIHPMTVTFHALPRPAMFSPMLTPHPAVIPLQSLF; from the exons AGACTGAAGGAACTAAAGCAGAGAGAGTTTGCCCGCAATGTGGCCTCCAAATCCAGGAAGAACGAGAGGAAACAGGAGAGAGCTCTCAGACGCCTACATGAGCTTGCTGAACAACGCAGAGAAGTGCAATG TGCCCCAGGAAGTGGTCCTATGTTTAAGTCTACCACAGTGGCAGTGGAAGGTTCTTTCAGGGAGTCCTACTGTGATGATGATGCCCAAGAAGAGAACCAAAACTGCATGGCTCAAGATTCGGGGGGTCAGATCCATTCCAGCAGTTGTGGCATAGCTAGTAAACAGTCACCCTGGTCATACAATGGGAGGGCCAAAAAGCAAACTTTCAGACGCAAAATTGCATTCTCTTTTTCCTTTCCAAAGAAAGCAACTGTTAAGCTTGAGTCATCAGCAGCGGTTTTCTGTGAGAGCACGGAGGAGGGGTCGATGGAGCGAAGCCGCAGACAAAGACTCAGAACACCCCCTGTTGAGCTTGACCTCCCTGGGTCCCCCATGGAGGAAAAAGTACTAAAATGTGAGGAGGCAATTTACAGCACTGACACCCAGCAGAGCGAGCATTTCCAAAAAAGTGACAGCACCGAAAGTCAGGGGTCATCAGATATCCCTGTGGCAGGGGAAAGCCCTTCATCAACGGCAACAGATTTGTGTGCTTTGCTTGTTTACTCAGAGAATGTTCCTAGTCCTGCCATGTCCCCGTTAAACACTTCCCCTTTTTGTTTGAACAGTGCTGATATTGTTCTTGAATCTGAAGACTCTGTTGAGAGCTTAAAAAGCAGCAGTGCTGAAAGTAAATCTGAGACCTCTAAGGATGTGACAGAAGAGGGTAGTGGTGTTACAGAGGAGGGGTGCTTGGCCATCAGTGAGCCTCCCGAAAAGATTTTCTCAGATGAGCCACCTAAGAATGATTCTTCTCAAAGAGAAGAGAAAGTTGAGGAAGCACCTGCAAAGTCACCTTATGCTTTCACAAAACCCAGCCAGCCTTTTTTCTCTGTTTTAAGCAGGGACGGAAACACCATCTTCCAGTGGCCCTCTGAGATGGTGTCCTTCACAAGGACAGAGCCATCCCTGTCTTTTAGTTGCAACCCCCTCCATTTTGACTTCAAGAGGACACGGATTAGAAGGTCTGCCGACACCCAGGAGATGACTGAGCCCAAAACTGATGAGGAATTATCTGTCTGCTCAGGTTTCAAATCCTGCCACTCTGACAAGCACATCGAGGAATCTACAGCCACCCCCAGAAACAGTCCCAGCCAAGGAGCAGAAGGCAAGGTCAGAAAGTGTTATCAGTATTCAAGTGACACAGAGAGTTGTGTCAGGTTGAAAACACATGACAAGTGTAGACATTCCAAAGATTGGATTCATGCAAGCAAGAGAGTGGAAGAGAAATTGCGGAAAAGGGATCAACGTCATTACAGGAGCCATGCTAAAAGAAAACGCAGAAGGCGGAAGAGGAGGAGAGACAGACACTGGGAGACAGAGAGCAGTATGGTGAAATCTAAGAAATTCCACAGACGACCTGAGTGTGTGAAAGGACTTGATAGCCAATTTAGAGGCACCACTTCACAGCAAGTGCATCCATTAGAGAAGTCAAAGCAATCAGCTCAAAATCAGGCTGAGGATAGCAGCACAGCTACCGTAGTTGAGGAAGGCGTGGGAAGCAGAAGGCAGGAGGCAGCAGCCAACGTAAACTGCTCAGCGGGCAGCATCATTCTCTCTGATGAGTTCTGTGCCGATGGTGAAAAGGTGCTTGGGAACAGCAGGGAAAAGCCTGACAATCCAACTGCAGGGGAGCTTACGTCTATAGAACAGTATCCCCGTAACCGAGACACATCTCACTTTCATGAATCCGGTTCAGCCGAAGGGGGGCAAGAGGAGAATCCTAACCCACTAGTGACTAACAGAGATGGGGCATGTGAAGGGCAGAGTTTGAAAAGACCGTGTTCAGAATCTCTAAGAGACAGACATGAGTTTTGTGACTCCTGTCAGTCACTGACAGATTTTTCTGATAAATGCACAGAACCTACCTGTTGTGAGCATGGGACAAGCAGGAAAAGACAAAGGCGGACACAGGATCAAGACCAAACCCCATGCCTTGCAATTGAATGTCCCGTTGTTCACAACTCTGTTTTGGAAGAACAGGACAAGGCCACAGTTGAGTCGAGCATGAAATGCCTTGTTTTAAAAGGCACGTGTGACAGCTCAAACAGGTCAGACCTAAACTCATGCAGTATTGATGATGGAGAGAGCTGCACGGCTGATCCTCAGACATTTAGTTCCATTAGCAGTGCCCTGGGTCACACTGTGGTGGAGAGCAGCGACGGGCAGCAGAGCTCCTCCTCTCAGATCAATGCTTCATGCACCAAGGGCAGTTCAAATCTCCTAGAGACAGATTCAAAGCTCTTGGCGGAGCCAACAAAAGAGAATAGTGAGTCAAAAGCAGCACAAGCCCCCTTAAAGAACTGTAACAAGTATTCAGCGGCTGCTCAGGCCTGCCTGCTGGATGTGAGAGAGTTAGCCCTGCAGAGGACTGAAAAAGCCACCCAAGACAAATCATGTCAGCATAGCCTTCAACCCCCACCGCAGAGATTTCACCTAGGCATTCAGGCTGAGGAGAAGTTGAGCAGAGAGTGCTTCCACACCACCGGCAGCCTGTTCCAACACTCTCCATCATTCACAGCCCCCTCAGACAGCATGGAGAGACACTGTCTCCTGCAGATACAGAGCCACGGACAGGTGCTACACCAGCAGGTTTTCCCCACCAAGCTCAAATCTGTCCTTCACAGGCCACATCTGCCCATGTCATCTGCTGTCCTCCATCCAGTTCACCTGTCACCCTCTGTGCCTTCCGGCTCTATAACAATACGTCACACCATACTACAGCACCATGCTGCTTTCCTGCCCCCACAGCCACCCATTTACCCCCAGGTAGTGCCTGTTTCTCGACTTTCACTAGGAGCTGAGATCTGTCCACCCACCGCTTCTCCTTTTGTGGCCTCTCCACAGGTACCCGTGGTGGCGCCCCCTAATATTCATCCAATGACTGTAACCTTTCATGCCCTGCCACGACCTGCCATGTTTTCGCCTATGTTGACCCCTCATCCTGCTGTCATCCCCCTGCAGTCTCTGTTCTAG